In Hyphomicrobiales bacterium, the sequence ATGGCCTACAAGTACTCGATCGGCCAGCCCTTCGTGTATCCGCTGAACTCGCTGGACTACACCTCGAACTTCCTGCGCATGTGCTTCGCCGTGCCGGCGGAGGAGTACAAGGTCAATCCGGTGCTGTCGCGCGCGCTCGACCGCATCTTCATCCTGCACGCCGACCACGAGCAGAACGCTTCGACCTCGACGGTCCGCCTCGCCGGCTCGTCGGGCGCCAACCCCTTCGCCTGCATCGCGGCCGGCACGGCCTGCCTGTGGGGGCCCGCCCATGGCGGCGCCAACGAGGCGGCGCTCAAGATGCTCGAGGAAATCGGCTCGGTCGACAACATCCCGAAATACATCGCCAAGGCGAAGGACAAGAACGATCCGTTCCGCCTGATGGGCTTCGGCCACCGGGTCTACAAGAACTACGACCCGCGCGCCAAGATCATGCAGAAGACCACGCATGAGGTGCTAAACGAACTCGGCATCAAGGACGACCCGCTGCTGGACGTCGCGGTCGAGCTGGAGCGTATCGCGCTCTCCGACGAGTACTTCATCGAGAAGAAGCTCTACCCGAACATCGATTTCTATTCGGGCATCACGCTGAAGGCGATGGGCTTCCCGACCTCGATGTTCACCGTGCTCTTCGCGGTCGCCCGCTCGGTCGGCTGGATCGCGCAGTGGAAGGAGATGATCGAGGATCCGTCCCAGAAGATCGGCCGTCCGCGCCAGCTCTACACCGGCGCGCCGCAGCGCGACTACATGCCGATCGGCCGCCGCTGAACGCGGCGCAGCGCTATCGACGACAAGGGCGTGGTGGCCTCCACCGCGCCCTTATTGTTTCTGAAGATTAATCAATGGCGTGCAGGTGATCGGCTGGCAGGTCCGGGTAATGTCATGTCTTCCAACGGAGATCCGTGCATGACCGAACCCCTCTCCCTCGACCGCCGTTCCTTCCTGATCGGCGCCGGAGCCGCGAGCCTCGCCGGAGCGCAAGCCCAGGCGCAGGCCGCCTATCCGACCCGGCCGATCACGCTTGTGGTGCCTTTCGCCGCCGGTGGCTCGACCGACATCGTCGCCCGCCTCGTCGGCCAGAAAATGAGCGAGCTGCTCGGCCAGAGCGTGGTGATCGAGAACCGCGCCGGGGCCGGCGGCAATATCGGCTCCACCGCCGTCGCTCGCGCCGCGCCGGACGGCTACACGCTCCTGCTCGGCACAATCTCGACGCACGCCCTTAATCCGGCCATTCTGAAGACCGTCACCTTCGATGCGGTGAAAGACTTCACCCCGATCTCGCTGCTCGCGATCGTGCCCAACGTGATGGTGGTGCACCCCAGCTTCCCGGCAAAGACGGTCAAGGAGGTGCTGCAGGTTCTGAAGGACAATTCGGGCAAGTACTCCTACGCCTCCTCCGGCGTCGGCACTCCGCTGCATCTCTCCGGCGAGCTGTTCAAGTCGCTCGGCGGCGTCCAGATGAACCATGTGCCCTATCGCGGCGCCGGGCCGGCGCTGAACGACGTCGTCGCGGGCGCGGTGCCGATCATGTTCGACAACCTGCCGTCCTCCGCCGGTTTCATCCGCAGCGGCCAGTTGCGCGCGATCGGCGTCACGACCAAGGAGCGTGTGGCCTCCTTCCCGGACCTCCCGACCATCGCCGAAGGCGGCCTGCCCGGCTACGAGACCTATACCTGGAATGCGCTGTTCGGCCCCGCGAACATGCCCCGCCCGATCGTCGACAAGATCAACCAGGCCGCCAACCAGGCGCTCAAGGACGAGAATGTGAAGAAGAAGCTCAACGACGTCAGCGCCGACATCGTCGGTTCGACGCCGGAGCAGCTCGGCGAGCACGTCAGGACCGAGCTCGCCAAATGGGCACCGATCGCCAAGGCCTCCGGCGCAGTGGTCGAGTAAGCGGCGCTTCGAAAGGCGGTGGGCGGCCAGAGGCTGCCAGCCTCGAGAGTATCGGACCGAGCACCGCATTTCGCCCGATACTCTTATCTATATGATTTTGCATCGATTTTTATCGAAAATCGCGTTCCGCTCTTCGGACCGGCGATCCAGGAGCGAGGTTCAACGGGGCCAGCAAGAGACGATAGCTGCGAGACAGAGGGAGGCGAGATCGTTCCTGGCGAGCTTGTCGTAGCGATCGGCTCGCTCTCCAGCGCGCCCACTTCTCGGCGTCGCGGTCTTCTGGTCCAAACTCTCGGCACGAGGCGCCATGCCACGCCGTTGCACCTGCGTCTGCCATCTGCGCCGGAGCTTCCGGATCGTCGCCATTGCCGATCAGTCCCGTTCGTCCGACGACGACAGGACGCCGGTGCTGCCGAGCCAAGGAGGCTTCCGGGCACGGCGCGAAGAAATTCGAGCGGGATGCGGCACTGATGCGCCGATAGCCGCTCCGGCAGTTCGATCAGGCTTCGGTATCCCCGTCCGATCAAGGAGTTCCGACGCTCCAGCACTCCCGAAGAATCCGCCCTTCCTATTCGGCAATGCTCCCGGCCATTCCAATCGGCGTGGGGCTGAACGAGGGCATGGCCGGGCAGACCTCTCAATTGCAAATCAATCGCACTTGCAAAGCGTGTCCGCTTCAGGTTAGGAATGTCTCGCTTTTGCAATTCATTGGCAATAAGGACGTTCCATGATCCTTGGTTCGCGCAGATCGACTCTCATCGGGATGATGGGTGCCGCCTTCGTCGCCGCATGCAGCTTCGTGCCGGCTGCTGCCGAGGAGAAGTTCAAGGCCGTCACGACCTTCACGGTGATCGCCGATATCGCGCGCAACGTCGCCGGCGACACCGCCGTGGTCGAGTCGATCACCAAACCGGGCGCGGAGATCCACAATTATCAGCCGACGCCGGGCGACATTCAGCGCGCACAAGGTGCGCAACTCATCCTCTGGAACGGCCTCAATCTCGAATTGTGGTTCGAGAAGTTCTTCCGGAACCTCAGGAATGTCCCGAGTGCTGTCGTCTCGCAGGGCGTCGAGCCGATGGGCATCAGCGAGGGGCCCTACAAGGGCAAGCCGAACCCGCATGCCTGGATGTCGCCGACGGCGGCGCTGATCTATGCCGACAACATCCGCGACGCCTTTGCCAAGCATGACCCAAAGAACGCCGAGGCCTACAAGGCCAATGCCGAGGCCTACAAGGCCCGGATCAAGGCGGTCATCGACCCGATCAAGGCGGAGCTCGCCGCCGTTCCCGCCGAGAAGCGCTGGCTCGTGTCCAGCGAGGGGGCGTTCTCCTATCTGGCGCGCGATTTCGGGTTGAAGGAGCTCTACCTCTGGCCCATCAATGCCGACCAGCAAGGCACGCCGCAACAGGTCCGGAAGGTCATCGACGCCGTGCGGAAGAACAAGATCACGGTGGTCTTCTCCGAGAGCACGATCTCCGAGAAGCCGGCCCAGCAGGTCGCACGCGAGACCGGAGCCACCTATGGCGGCGTCCTTTATGTCGATTCGCTGAGCGAGGCGGACGGTCCGGTCCCGACCTATATCGACCTGCTCAAGGTTACGGCGGACACGATCGCGAAGGGATTGACGCGGTGAACGCTCCCATCGCCGGCCGCTCGCTTCCGCCCATCGCGGAGGAGAGCGCGGGCATCGCGGTGACCGATGCGACGGTCACCTATCGCAACGGCCATACCGCCCTCAGGGATGCGAGCTTCCACATCCCCACCGGCACGATTGCGGCGCTCGTCGGCGTCAACGGCTCCGGCAAGTCGACGCTGTTCAAGGCGATCATGGGCTTCGTGCGCCTTGCGAAGGGCGACATCCGCATCCTCGGCATGACGGTGCGCGAGGCGCTGCGCCGCAACCTCATCGCCTATGTGCCGCAGGCCGAAGAGGTCGACTGGACCTTTCCGGTGCTGGTCGAGGACGTCGTGATGATGGGCCGCTACGGCCATATGGGCATGATGCGTATCGCAAAGGCCGCCGATCACGAGGCTGTCGCCGTGGCGCTCGATCGCGTCGACATGGGTGCCTTTCGCAAGCGCCAGATCGGGGAGCTCTCGGGCGGGCAGAAGAAGCGCGTCTTCCTCGCGCGCGCGCTGGCCCAGGACAGCCGGGTCATCCTGCTCGACGAGCCCTTCACCGGGGTCGACGTCAAGACCGAGGACCAGATCATCGCCCTGCTGCGGGAACTGAGGGCCGAGGGCCGCGTCATGCTGGTCTCGACGCATAATCTTGGCTCCGTGCCAGAGTTCTGCGACCGCACCATC encodes:
- the yfeA gene encoding Periplasmic chelated iron-binding protein YfeA — its product is MILGSRRSTLIGMMGAAFVAACSFVPAAAEEKFKAVTTFTVIADIARNVAGDTAVVESITKPGAEIHNYQPTPGDIQRAQGAQLILWNGLNLELWFEKFFRNLRNVPSAVVSQGVEPMGISEGPYKGKPNPHAWMSPTAALIYADNIRDAFAKHDPKNAEAYKANAEAYKARIKAVIDPIKAELAAVPAEKRWLVSSEGAFSYLARDFGLKELYLWPINADQQGTPQQVRKVIDAVRKNKITVVFSESTISEKPAQQVARETGATYGGVLYVDSLSEADGPVPTYIDLLKVTADTIAKGLTR
- the gltA gene encoding citrate synthase, translated to MSGNTSQLQVGDKTVDMTIMEGSVGPAVIDIGKLYAQTGMFTYDPGFTSTASCESQITYIDGDKGVLLYRGYPIEQLAEHGDFLETCYLLLYGDLPTAAQKADFDYRVTRHTMVHEQMARFFQGFRRDAHPMAVMVASIGAMSAFYHDSTDISDPHQRMVASMRMIAKVPTLAAMAYKYSIGQPFVYPLNSLDYTSNFLRMCFAVPAEEYKVNPVLSRALDRIFILHADHEQNASTSTVRLAGSSGANPFACIAAGTACLWGPAHGGANEAALKMLEEIGSVDNIPKYIAKAKDKNDPFRLMGFGHRVYKNYDPRAKIMQKTTHEVLNELGIKDDPLLDVAVELERIALSDEYFIEKKLYPNIDFYSGITLKAMGFPTSMFTVLFAVARSVGWIAQWKEMIEDPSQKIGRPRQLYTGAPQRDYMPIGRR
- the yfeB gene encoding Chelated iron transport system membrane protein YfeB → MNAPIAGRSLPPIAEESAGIAVTDATVTYRNGHTALRDASFHIPTGTIAALVGVNGSGKSTLFKAIMGFVRLAKGDIRILGMTVREALRRNLIAYVPQAEEVDWTFPVLVEDVVMMGRYGHMGMMRIAKAADHEAVAVALDRVDMGAFRKRQIGELSGGQKKRVFLARALAQDSRVILLDEPFTGVDVKTEDQIIALLRELRAEGRVMLVSTHNLGSVPEFCDRTILIKGTVLAYGPTAETFTQENLQRAFGGVLRHFVLGDAGREGQTPVGVFTDDERPLILREGKASSREAETRDGERP
- a CDS encoding Tripartite tricarboxylate transporter substrate binding protein translates to MTEPLSLDRRSFLIGAGAASLAGAQAQAQAAYPTRPITLVVPFAAGGSTDIVARLVGQKMSELLGQSVVIENRAGAGGNIGSTAVARAAPDGYTLLLGTISTHALNPAILKTVTFDAVKDFTPISLLAIVPNVMVVHPSFPAKTVKEVLQVLKDNSGKYSYASSGVGTPLHLSGELFKSLGGVQMNHVPYRGAGPALNDVVAGAVPIMFDNLPSSAGFIRSGQLRAIGVTTKERVASFPDLPTIAEGGLPGYETYTWNALFGPANMPRPIVDKINQAANQALKDENVKKKLNDVSADIVGSTPEQLGEHVRTELAKWAPIAKASGAVVE